The Acidicapsa acidisoli genome contains a region encoding:
- a CDS encoding winged helix-turn-helix domain-containing protein, with product MSQIVFVLEDDTDISRLVQHHLEAAGFSPRVFHTPANLIPDAERQAPALFLLDIMVPGGDGLDVCRRLRNHPALSTIPIIFLTARAGENDRVLGLELGADDYITKPFATRELVARVKAVLRRFERPTSPTVISFEEVIIDANAMQLKVRGELTTTTATEFRLLDYLARHPGRVFSRDHLLDAVWGDARFVTPRSVDVYVRRIREKIEVDAENPRYLKTVRGAGYRFEIPKGE from the coding sequence TTGAGCCAGATAGTTTTTGTGCTTGAGGACGACACGGATATCTCCCGTCTCGTTCAGCATCATCTGGAGGCGGCGGGTTTTTCTCCCCGCGTCTTCCACACCCCTGCCAACCTCATTCCCGACGCCGAGCGTCAGGCCCCTGCGCTGTTTCTGCTGGACATCATGGTTCCCGGCGGCGATGGCCTGGATGTATGCCGCAGATTGCGCAATCACCCCGCGCTTTCGACCATTCCCATCATCTTCCTCACCGCGCGCGCCGGCGAAAACGACCGCGTACTCGGCCTGGAGCTTGGCGCGGACGACTACATCACCAAGCCATTCGCCACGCGCGAACTGGTAGCGCGGGTCAAGGCGGTTTTGCGTCGCTTCGAGCGGCCAACTTCGCCGACGGTAATCAGCTTCGAAGAAGTGATCATCGACGCCAACGCCATGCAATTGAAGGTGCGCGGCGAGCTGACCACGACCACGGCGACCGAGTTCCGTCTTCTGGACTATCTGGCGCGGCATCCCGGCCGGGTTTTCAGCCGCGATCATCTGCTGGATGCGGTCTGGGGCGATGCGCGTTTCGTCACGCCTCGGTCTGTCGATGTCTATGTCCGGCGCATTCGTGAGAAGATCGAAGTGGATGCAGAGAATCCGCGCTACCTCAAGACCGTTCGCGGAGCCGGATACCGATTCGAGATTCCCAAGGGCGAGTAA